The proteins below come from a single Rosa rugosa chromosome 2, drRosRugo1.1, whole genome shotgun sequence genomic window:
- the LOC133730750 gene encoding proline-rich receptor-like protein kinase PERK12: MTNIFSISTSLPYYLIPCVPQSPALDLPPRTGDVGCNLLPVPGTLVLAHRSQGRWHPPSSSPPITTSQSATSPPMGPSSSTSLDKGKQKIFADVVPSSSSPPHQPLIDVADMQLALSLYLADLVESTTMLPDQAHLMQVDPVCEPALLQVLLAQQEAVLDPTLLGPNPDMSMFDNPPDPSSQSVPFQAPTPSPTLPPFPSYQAPTPSVSNSASPSSVLPSIPAFPFSGVVDLVPGFDAPLFLLWKQKVMAVVEDPPSPLVSVPPPTRLHRSRASPGAGRGRGRRGRPRGRGLHPQVTHPSSPLVLEVGQSSNVEVTQDEYVVHLPPPFEDPPVSLPASDTPSLDVPPSFDDLAPAGGIGSWPGAATSAE; the protein is encoded by the exons ATGACTAATATTTTTAGTATAAGTACTTCACTTCCATATTATCTCATTCCCTGTGTCCCGCAGTCCCCTGCCCTTGATCTACCTCCACGAACTGGTGATGTTGGCTGCAATCTGCTGCCGGTTCCCGGAACCCTAGTTTTGGCTCATCGCTCTCAAGGTCGCTGGCACCCGCCTTCTTCATCTCCTCCAATCACTACCTCCCAATCAGCCACGTCACCTCCTATGGGGCCCTCCTCAAGCACATCTTTAGACAAGGGTAAACAAAAGATCTTTGCTGATGTGGTTCCATCTTCATCCTCTCCACCACATCAGCCTCTTATTGACGTGGCGGACATGCAGTTAGCCTTATCACTCTACTTGGCCGATTTAGTTGAGTCCACTACTATGTTGCCAGATCAGGCCCATTTGATGCAGGTTGATCCGGTTTGTGAACCAGCCCTCCTTCAAGTCTTGTTGGCCCAACAGGAAGCTGTTTTGGACCCTACTCTACTCGGGCCCAATCCGGACATGTCAATGTTTGATAATCCACCAGATCCATCTTCTCAATCAGTCCCTTTTCAAGCACCAACTCCATCCCCGACCCTTCCTCCCTTCCCTTCATATCAAGCTCCGACTCCTTCGGTCTCTAATTCTGCTTCTCCATCATCAGTTCTCCCGTCAATTCCGGCTTTTCCTTTCTCTGGTGTTGTGGATCTCGTGCCGGGTTTTGATGCGCCTCTCTTCCTCCTTTGG AAGCAGAAGGTGATGGCCGTTGTGGAAGATCCACCTTCTCCTCTGGTGTCTGTTCCCCCTCCCACTCGACTCCATCGATCCCGTGCTTCCCCTGGTGCCGGTCGTGGTCGTGGTCGTCGTGGCCGACCCCGAGGTCGTGGTCTTCATCCTCAGGTCACACATCCTTCTTCTCCTTTGGTTTTGGAAGTTGGGCAGTCTAGCAATGTGGAAGTCACTCAGGATGAATATGTGGTTCATCTTCCCCCACCCTTTGAGGACCCACCTGTTTCACTTCCTGCTTCTGATACTCCATCCTTAGATGTCCCTCCATCCTTTGATGATCTTGCTCCGGCAGGTGGTATTGGTAGCTGGCCAGGTGCAGCTACGAGTGCGGAATGA